In a genomic window of Alphaproteobacteria bacterium:
- the wecB gene encoding UDP-N-acetylglucosamine 2-epimerase (non-hydrolyzing), whose product MAVRLLTVVGARPQFIKAMPVCRALKAAGIEEYLVHTGQHYDAAMSDVFFAELNLPAPSVHLGIGSSSHGQQTGRMLIALEEAMQTQRPDCVLVYGDTNSTLAGALAAAKLRIPLAHVEAGLRSFNREMPEEINRVLTDHCSTLLFCPTRTAVDNLGREGIEKGVHLVGDTMLDAVRLIRPIAEAKAQRFGQLGLAPQGYYLLTLHRPYNVDDPAKLRAILDAMAGLSQPVIFPVHPRTRAVLCGFAPPKPSALRLIDPVGYLDMLKLEANALAILTDSGGVQKEAHMLAVPCLTIRPETEWVETLEGGWNRLVPAEPEAILNAIHLLRLPQGRPPAAFGDGKASETVVSLLAGLRAPQN is encoded by the coding sequence ATAGCCGTGCGCCTTCTTACCGTCGTCGGCGCCCGCCCGCAATTCATCAAGGCCATGCCCGTCTGCCGCGCCCTAAAGGCGGCTGGGATTGAGGAATATTTGGTCCATACGGGCCAGCATTACGATGCCGCGATGTCAGATGTATTTTTTGCTGAACTCAATCTGCCTGCACCCAGCGTCCATCTCGGCATTGGCTCCAGTTCGCATGGTCAGCAAACTGGGCGCATGCTTATCGCCCTGGAAGAAGCCATGCAAACCCAGAGGCCCGATTGCGTTCTTGTCTACGGCGACACCAACTCAACCCTGGCGGGGGCGCTGGCGGCAGCCAAACTGCGTATTCCTTTGGCCCATGTCGAAGCCGGTTTGCGATCCTTTAATCGCGAGATGCCCGAAGAGATCAACCGCGTCCTCACGGATCATTGCTCGACCCTTCTTTTCTGCCCTACGCGGACTGCCGTTGACAACCTGGGACGGGAGGGAATCGAGAAGGGCGTCCATCTGGTCGGAGACACCATGTTGGATGCCGTTCGACTGATCCGCCCAATAGCCGAGGCCAAAGCGCAGCGCTTCGGTCAACTTGGCCTAGCGCCGCAAGGCTATTATCTGCTGACCCTGCACAGGCCCTATAATGTCGATGACCCAGCCAAACTAAGAGCCATTCTTGACGCCATGGCCGGGCTAAGCCAACCCGTCATCTTTCCCGTCCATCCCAGAACCCGCGCCGTCTTATGCGGCTTTGCGCCGCCAAAACCAAGCGCCTTGCGGCTCATCGACCCGGTGGGCTATCTCGACATGCTGAAGCTGGAAGCCAATGCGCTGGCAATCTTGACCGATTCCGGGGGCGTGCAGAAAGAGGCGCACATGCTGGCCGTTCCTTGCCTGACCATCAGGCCCGAGACCGAATGGGTGGAGACGCTGGAAGGCGGCTGGAATCGCCTAGTCCCCGCCGAGCCGGAAGCGATTCTTAACGCCATTCACTTGTTACGCTTGCCTCAAGGGCGCCCGCCCGCCGCTTTCGGAGACGGGAAGGCATCCGAGACAGTCGTCAGTCTGCTGGCCGGACTGCGGGCACCGCAAAACTAG
- a CDS encoding Gfo/Idh/MocA family oxidoreductase: MIGLAQIGVGYWGGNLLRSFNSVEGGLLRRICDDDSAKSAKLARQYPNAVITSDFRDLLKASDVDAVAIATPAPTHYDLARAFLEAGKHVFVEKPFVLDLGQAEELTELAARKNLVLMVGHLLLYHPAYVELKRRVALPEFGDLRYVVSERASLGIIRTNENVMWSFAPHDIALALFLINETPCEIQAMGQAYMQRGIEDVCFLTLRFPSGRMAQIHVSWMFPRKVRLLTAVGSSQMIQVDDAEMNDKMAIFNIDADGRKAADAGSGGYADRYQYETITFKRGDTILPRISGAEPLKLECQHFVDCIKNGSEPVSSGRASLDVVRILAEADRQLRKARGDA; encoded by the coding sequence ATGATCGGTCTTGCACAAATCGGCGTCGGCTACTGGGGCGGCAATTTATTGCGCTCCTTCAACTCGGTTGAAGGGGGCCTTCTGCGCAGGATTTGCGACGACGACAGCGCCAAATCCGCCAAACTGGCCCGCCAGTATCCCAACGCCGTCATAACCTCTGACTTTCGCGACTTGCTGAAGGCTAGTGACGTCGATGCCGTGGCGATCGCCACGCCCGCCCCGACGCATTACGACCTAGCGCGCGCGTTTCTTGAGGCTGGAAAGCACGTCTTCGTCGAAAAGCCTTTTGTGCTTGACCTAGGCCAAGCTGAAGAACTGACCGAGCTGGCCGCCCGCAAGAATCTGGTGCTGATGGTGGGGCACTTGCTGTTGTACCACCCGGCCTATGTCGAACTAAAGCGCCGCGTCGCCCTGCCCGAGTTCGGCGACTTGCGCTACGTCGTGTCGGAACGCGCCAGCCTTGGCATCATCCGCACAAATGAGAATGTCATGTGGAGCTTTGCGCCGCACGACATCGCGCTTGCGCTCTTCCTGATCAACGAGACTCCTTGCGAAATTCAGGCGATGGGACAGGCCTATATGCAACGGGGCATCGAGGACGTTTGCTTCCTGACCCTTCGCTTCCCCAGCGGACGAATGGCCCAGATACATGTCAGCTGGATGTTCCCAAGGAAAGTCCGCTTGCTGACCGCCGTCGGGTCAAGCCAGATGATTCAGGTGGACGATGCGGAAATGAACGACAAAATGGCGATTTTCAATATCGACGCCGATGGAAGGAAAGCCGCCGATGCTGGCTCGGGGGGCTACGCTGACCGTTATCAGTATGAAACGATCACCTTCAAGCGCGGCGACACGATTCTGCCGCGGATCAGCGGCGCCGAGCCGTTGAAACTTGAATGCCAGCATTTCGTCGATTGCATCAAGAACGGCAGCGAACCTGTTTCTAGCGGCAGGGCAAGCCTTGACGTTGTGCGCATCCTGGCGGAAGCCGACCGGCAGCTTAGAAAGGCGCGTGGCGATGCGTAA
- a CDS encoding NAD(P)-dependent oxidoreductase: MRKALLIGSMGNIGVPLSKHLRKQGWQVLESDHHPAWRDDYLMADINQPLDLLPAFDWKPDVVFLLAAMVSRVTCEQAGGLAVETNLKGLFNVLELCKRSNAKCVFFSTSEVYGPECDPMDEAISDPMPNNRYGLTKLLGEKLVEYEVRQHGMKAVILRPFMMYDENEDFGDHRSAMIRFAWRLAQGWPIEVHQGSARGWFHADDAVRAIAAAADYNEFSIINIGHPDIVPIADLAEMVRTQLGAAKELVSIRDLPERMTLIKRPSLDRQSKLLGIVPQVSLSEGVARVCRTAVERLQA, from the coding sequence ATGCGTAAAGCGCTTCTCATCGGCTCCATGGGCAATATCGGCGTTCCGCTATCGAAGCATCTGCGCAAGCAAGGCTGGCAGGTGCTTGAATCGGATCATCATCCGGCTTGGCGCGATGACTACCTGATGGCTGACATCAATCAGCCGCTGGATTTGCTGCCAGCCTTCGACTGGAAACCGGATGTGGTTTTCCTGCTGGCCGCCATGGTCAGCAGAGTCACCTGCGAGCAGGCAGGCGGACTGGCGGTCGAGACCAATCTTAAGGGACTTTTCAACGTTCTTGAGCTGTGCAAGCGCTCAAACGCCAAATGCGTCTTCTTTTCAACGTCGGAAGTGTATGGGCCGGAATGCGACCCGATGGACGAAGCCATCTCGGACCCCATGCCCAACAATCGTTATGGATTGACCAAACTTCTTGGCGAGAAATTGGTTGAATACGAAGTCAGGCAGCACGGCATGAAGGCGGTTATCCTGCGGCCATTCATGATGTATGACGAGAACGAGGACTTTGGAGACCATCGGTCTGCCATGATTCGCTTTGCCTGGAGGCTGGCGCAAGGTTGGCCAATTGAAGTACATCAGGGAAGCGCGCGCGGCTGGTTCCATGCCGACGATGCCGTGCGGGCCATTGCCGCCGCAGCCGACTACAACGAATTCTCGATCATCAATATCGGCCATCCGGATATTGTTCCGATAGCCGATTTGGCCGAGATGGTGCGCACTCAACTAGGGGCCGCCAAGGAACTGGTCAGCATTCGCGACCTGCCCGAGCGCATGACGCTAATCAAGCGCCCGTCGCTCGACCGCCAGTCCAAGCTTTTGGGCATTGTGCCACAAGTTTCGCTGTCCGAAGGGGTCGCCCGCGTTTGCCGAACCGCCGTCGAGCGGCTGCAGGCATAG